Genomic segment of Corticium candelabrum chromosome 16, ooCorCand1.1, whole genome shotgun sequence:
GCCTGCACcttttccttgcaaggaacGTAATCTTGCTGAATCCTTTCCAGATTCTTTATCCAATAAAATAGTGACTTGAGCTTTCATGACCTTATCTATCAGATGATGTTGCAGACGCTTAGTATTAGACAATAGATCATTCACTGATTGATCAGGATCTAAACATTCATGAAGAATGTGGCCTACAGAATTTTCAGAACTTTTTGaggataacaaaacatcaatctTAGGTTCTAAAGCTACAAAACGTTTTGGCAGCTCATGCACAGAATGAGCCCACGAGgacacaaaaatcaagtttGATATTTTTTGTAATGATGTCAAGCCAAAACCACCATATCTGATAGGCAAGGTTGCTTGCTTCCACTTTTCATCAGTAAGGGcagaaatttgtaacaaatttgaaaatttagaGCGAGATAGATGATCATGaagaactgcagcagcttgcatGCTTTTGGGTTTAACACTTCGagatagtctgtctgtcagtctgtcttctAGCTTAACCAACCGTCAATATCTGCACATCAAATTGTTGCCAATCCACTACGCAATCAGTCCATCTATCTGTGTTCTTATTCTTTGCACAAATACCTTGACAGTTGGTGCACTGCCCTGACGGCAAGCATGATGAAGCAACTCATTCTTCATCTGACCATAAACTGCAGGTTTTTCTCTTGCTAGAGTGCCAATGAGAGACTCGTTGCTCTCTTGTGATCGTTGCACACCAACCAAATGATGCAATGGGGTGTCATGTGTCCGTCCAGCTGTCAGATCATAATCTGTGTGGCACAAATATGAAAGCAACTGTGCATTGAAATTCACTGCTCCCATCTATGTAAAGCACAGACCAACTCATTAGCCTCATGTAACCAGTTCTTTCCCACACAACTTACTCAAGcaatccatatatatatatatatatatatatatatatatatatatatatatatatatatatataatatataaagctcaaattgtctgtgtgtgtgtgtgtgtgtgtgtgtgtgtgtgtgtgttcgcgtttggcggccacgtcttttgtctgtttgcaaccgaaattggcacgcacactcggcacgcacagaggaaggtttgcgtcaTAGACTGTGGCATAGACACAGTCCCATATGTGAGAGAGCAATCATGTGAGGAAGGACTGGTTGCATTACCACACATAAACCTTaaccagttaattaatattgtctCCAGCTGCTGATACCAATGAATGAAGAGGTGTTGTTGAAGTACACGATGGATAAGTCGTCAGATTCTCTGATCGCTTCACAATAGCAAGTAGCATTTCAGCTGGGACATCTTGAGTTACTGCCAGGTGGACTGCAGATTGACCATCCATGTCTTCCGAGTCGACACACGCTCCTCCTTCCAGCAAAACCAATAAAGctaaataattgatatcaatgatcaaaatattttgacatcaaAAAAAGTGTAGAGTCGAACCGTCTTTTAGATATGATTGTGCTTGAGTTGAAGCTTTGGAGTAGAATAAGAGGAGATGGTGTAAAACGGTTGAACCGTTGCAATCTCTTTCGTTTGGGTTTTCACCTCGTTTTAGACGTTCCTTTAAACGGCCTACCAAATCCTCTCTTGCTGAGTCGATTTCACGTATGAATTCCATCGAAGTTGGACAGTTCCGTTGACATGCACATGAAGTAGGCAACAActtctacgcatgcgtagtaaAGCTGCTTTTACACTTTCAAAGCTTATGTAAAAATTGTACGCCCAGATGTAAAATAACAAAATGTATCATGcttttaaaaattaaagaaacTTTGAAACGCAAAAACTTCGCTTAGCAGAGGGTGGTTTCGATCGCACCGACCTCTGGGTTATGGGCCCAGCGCGCTTCCACTGCGCCACTCTGCTGCGGATATATTTTTAGAGTAAAACGTGTTATCTAAAGAAACACTCTCTCATGACTTGCAGTATCAACTTCCTTATTTACAGTTTTTTATCCATTAAAGTTGAATTAAGTTTTGTGGTTGTATTGGTCATCAATGAGTAGATGATTACATCAAACTTCTCTGCTCTAATACGTGATGTGGTCATTCAAAAGCCCGTCCATACAAATTATTTCAAAGAATACTGAAGCATTAGCACCAGAGAAAGTAATCTATAATTGCCACATTTTTACACGTACTTATTACATACCCGTTTACACATCAAATCACAAATAACCACAATAACAACTTGAATTAAAAGTCTTTACAAACTCTTCCAGTTTCATATTAAAATTGCGTTCTCCAATGTCACACGTTAAATCCGTGTCTCCTCATACACTCTTTGTGAGCTTCAATCAGATCCCTACAATTCTCTTCTCCGTGAAGAACAATGctaacaaaataaacaaatataaataattaattaaagatatatATTAAATAGAATCTTGGCATGtaatttattacaattttGTTTACCACTCATCTCTTGGTCTTTTAGTCTCTGGACACGCACAGCAAGGTTTTAGTTTTCTCGTCGAGCCGTCTGTCTCAACTGATGCTACACTGCCACCAGACACGTCACTCATTTTTTATTTCGAAAACTCCCGTATATCCGGGATGTCAGAAATTCAAGGCGATGGCAATGGAAGCAAGCAACGGCTCAGAAAGAAACAAAGTAGGAAGGTGTGACGATATGATTGTGTCTGAGATGATAAGATTGGCGAAAGAATTTCGTTAGAGGAGAAGACAGGAAATTGcgaaagcaagagaaaacgaAGATGAAAGTGGTAGCAAGAATTCAGAAGAGATCAATGAAGTATGGCGTACATAATAGTTAGTTTGTCAATACGGTAGAAGTACGATGGACATATTGGAGTTTGCTCATGTGCCCTCGGATTCCCAGATTACCGCGCGAGTGTTAatcaaattaatatatatagtaaCTTTAGAAGCCCTTTTAATGTAAATGTGCGCTCAGATGCTTACCTAGCTAATgctaatgtgtttgtgtgtgtattcatacAGACTGTAGGTATGAGTGCGAGCAAGAAAGCTATTTACACAGTCGCTGCACCACCTCAAGGGTGGGAAGCAAGTGAACATGTACAGTCTGGCAGTCACGGTCAGGTGTTTTTATAATAATTCACATAATAAGACCATTGTATCAtgtgctacactgtacacacatgtaGCTGCTGATGTGACGGTTGAAAGCCAAATTTTCTCCGAATcaaagaaacaacacaatGGGCTACGATGTAAAAAGTGCTTTTATTTGCTGTGCAAAGATAAGGTAATAATTATGTTTTAAATTGATGTTAATTTAGTGAGTAAGTTTATGTCATTAGTTCTTCTCTACTGTACCAGTCAGATTGCATGTT
This window contains:
- the LOC134192531 gene encoding uncharacterized protein LOC134192531, which produces MSEIQGDGNGSKQRLRKKQSRKRRRQEIAKARENEDESGSKNSEEINETVGMSASKKAIYTVAAPPQGWEASEHVQSGSHAADVTVESQIFSESKKQHNGLRCKKCFYLLCKDKDFRYHNDELWVASSVLNDKQWNGLLLKYGKVFCQKMHKVGSMQRTTHANNSILVPVLTVDKTTFRENFSCDSK